A window of Babylonia areolata isolate BAREFJ2019XMU chromosome 2, ASM4173473v1, whole genome shotgun sequence contains these coding sequences:
- the LOC143276025 gene encoding 4-hydroxy-2-oxoglutarate aldolase, mitochondrial-like — protein sequence MAVRQVLKRSAPHLFRWMSGKGARVPLDSLHFHSGVRAASTLDISGIYPPVTTPFRADETIAYDKLQSNIDKWNKIPFRGYVVQGSNGEYAFLTSEERVEMVKRVKEMVPAGKLLIAGSGCESTSATIAMTEKMAEAGVDAVMVVTPCYYKANMTGDAMLAHYTKVADSSPVPVILYNVPVNTGLDLAPEVIVKLASHPNIIGLKESGGDVSKMGNLAHRTKGEDFQLLAGSAGYLLPAYSVGCVGGVCALADALGEEVCRLAELYSAGNLKEAQSLQQRLVAPNAAVTRQLGVAGLKAVMDDLGYYGGPTRLPMLPLTQSQRDSLRQVFQASGFM from the exons ATGGCTGTCAGGCAAGTTCTGAAAAGAAGTGCTCCACACCTCTTCCGCTGGATGTCAGGGAAAGGTGCCAGAGTGCCTCTGGACTCTCTGCACTTCCACAGTGGAGTGAGAGCGGCCAGTACACTGGACATTAGCGGCATATATCCACCCGTCACCACCCCCTTCCGAGCTGATGAGACTATCGCCTATGATAAACTGCAATCCAACATCGACAAGTGGAACAAAATCCCATTCAGAG GCTATGTAGTGCAAGGCTCCAACGGGGAGTATGCCTTCCTGACCAGTGAGGAGCGTGTGGAGATGGTGAAGAGAGTCAAGGAGATGGTGCCGGCTGGCAAACTGCTCATTGCTGGATCTGGCTGTGAAT CGACAAGCGCAACGATTGCAATGACGGAGAAGATGGCAGAAGCTGGGGTGGATGCTGTGATGGTGGTCACTCCGTGTTACTATAAAGCCAACATGACGGGTGATGCCATGCTGGCGCATTACACAAAG GTCGCTGACTCCAGCCCGGTGCCAGTCATTCTGTACAATGTGCCCGTCAACACCGGCCTTGACCTTGCTCCAGAGGTCATCGTCAAACTGGCGTCACACCCCAACATCATTGGGCTTAAAGAGAGCGGGGGAGAC gtgagCAAGATGGGGAACCTGGCCCACAGAACTAAAGGGGAGGACTTTCAGCTGCTGGCTGGGTCTGCTGGCTACCTGCTGCCTGCTTACAGTgttg ggtgtgtgggaggtgtgtgtgcccTGGCCGATGCACTGGGAGAGGAGGTGTGTCGTCTGGCAGAGCTGTACAGCGCTGGGAACCTGAAGGAGGCTCAGAGTTTGCAGCAGAGGCTGGTAGCTCCAAACGCGGCA GTGACCCGACAGCTGGGTGTGGCGGGGCTCAAAGCCGTTATGGATGACCTGGGCTACTATGGAGGACCCACCCGCCTCCCCATGCTGCCTCTGACCCAGTCCCAGAGGGACAGTCTGCGGCAGGTGTTCCAGGCATCAGGATTCATGTGA